The Chengkuizengella sediminis DNA window GACATAATGCTAACCAGGGTAATCCAAAACACCATTCGGCTTCAGAACCTTTGTAAAACCCTCTTGGTTTCTCACGGCCATGTTTTTGTTCAAGTGTACTATAGTAACTATCTCCTGCATATCGGATAACACCGTTTTCACGAAGTAGAGACTCTTCCACCTTTGACACGATGACCTCCCCCATCAAACCATTTATGATTCGATATGGATATACAAGACTTAATTGGGCTAGATCGATTGCTTTATCAGCACTTTCACGTGGGTAAAGCTCAAATAAAGACTTAAAACCATTTTCTATCAATTTAGATGGGATATCCACAATTTTATCAATTGACTTTAATCCTGCTAAACATGCACCTAATGAGGAAGCATGAATTTCTCGCCATTCCTCCCACATCCCGTTATCTGGATCATGCCAATACTCAACATTTTCTAAATAATAAACTAACTTTTGTAATATTTCCAAATCCTTCTGATCACGTATCATTCCCTTGTCATGCTGGATACCTAATCCAATTCCAAACAAAAAGGCTCCAATCATGTCATGCTGAACGTGTCCCCATGCTTCGTCATGTATTTCTTTAACCTCATCAGCACTGTAACGAGCGTGAATGTATTCCCAGACCCATTTTGGTTTGTTTTCTAATAAAATGTCTATTTTCCATTCGTATTCTTTGAATAAATCCAATATGCGAAAATACGTTTTTTCATACCATTCATTATCTTTATTTACAAAAGGGAGTGAGATATACACGTTATCGCGAATCCATACATATTTATAAAAATTTGATGGACTCGCGATATATAAACCGTGAGGCTGACGAAGTTTGTCTAACACCTGATAACTTTCCTGCAACATCACGGATTCCTCCTCTTTCAAAAGGGTAATACATACTATG harbors:
- a CDS encoding glycoside hydrolase family 15 protein gives rise to the protein MLQESYQVLDKLRQPHGLYIASPSNFYKYVWIRDNVYISLPFVNKDNEWYEKTYFRILDLFKEYEWKIDILLENKPKWVWEYIHARYSADEVKEIHDEAWGHVQHDMIGAFLFGIGLGIQHDKGMIRDQKDLEILQKLVYYLENVEYWHDPDNGMWEEWREIHASSLGACLAGLKSIDKIVDIPSKLIENGFKSLFELYPRESADKAIDLAQLSLVYPYRIINGLMGEVIVSKVEESLLRENGVIRYAGDSYYSTLEQKHGREKPRGFYKGSEAEWCFGLPWLALCHLELGHIEKAIEYVQKTEEIMIEPGVIPELYYSGTRTPNPNTPLGWSCSMYILAKEALAKKTVHV